One genomic segment of Hordeum vulgare subsp. vulgare chromosome 2H, MorexV3_pseudomolecules_assembly, whole genome shotgun sequence includes these proteins:
- the LOC123431442 gene encoding probable protein phosphatase 2C 37 isoform X1 — MVMASAGVNNMPEGPIDSDECRLRRRRLEPRRYVHAASASSSSSAPAPAPAPEEGEAVQPSSSASSEGSGTGSEERLQLPQVQVQVQGEASGAAPQLLPPSKANSNSKVQVQWPVAFGSVALAGRLREMEDTVSVRPSLCAWADGSPMHFFAVFDGHGGPHLLSASRGPPCHPPGHSPAASNPPPPRHAAALCREQMHTILAEELAGAAAAFNNDDDDDRQSEIVAWRGALWRSFARADGLAGLACACGRGSVPSCSCPLSGAHKGAIVGSTAVVALLVRDRLIVANCGDSRAVLSRAGVAVPLSHDHKPDRPDEMARIKAAGGKVIFINGARVRGILAMSRALGHKVLKPEVICEPEISITERSEDDDCLILASDGLWDVISNKVACDVARQCLEDGSPTRAPAAGAPTAPAISQEEEPRCFRAAALLARLALGRESSDNISVVVVDLKARG; from the exons atggtgATGGCCAGCGCCGGCGTCAACAACATGCCCGAGGGGCCCATCGATTCCGACGAATGCCGACTGCGCCGACGGAGGCTCGAACCGCGCCGCTACGTCCACGCCGccagcgcctcctcctcctcctccgcgccgGCCCCCGCCCCCGCTCCCGAGGAAGGGGAAGCAGTGCAGCCGTCCTCGTCCGCGTCCTCCGAGGGCTCGGGCACGGGCTCAGAGGAACGACTCCAGCTCCCGCAGGTGCAGGTGCAGGTGCAGGGCGAGGCCTCCGGCGCGGCGCCCCAGCTGCTGCCACCGTCCAAGGCCAACTCCAACTCCAAGGTGCAGGTGCAGTGGCCCGTGGCGTTCGGGTCGGTGGCGCTGGCGGGGCGGCTGAGGGAGATGGAGGACACGGTGTCCGTTCGTCCGTCCTTGTGCGCCTGGGCCGACGGCTCCCCCATGCACTTCTTCGCCGTCTTCGACGGCCACGGCGGCCCACAC CTGTTGAGTGCTTCTAGAGGACCTCCATGCCATCCACCTGGCCACTCTCCAGCAGCTTCCAATCCACCTCCACCTCGACAC GCCGCTGCGCTGTGCAGGGAGCAGATGCACACCATCCTGGCGGAGGAGCTGGCCGGCGCCGCGGCAGCcttcaacaacgacgacgacgacgaccggcAGTCGGAGATTGTTGCTTGGCGTGGGGCTCTTTGGAGGAGCTTCGCGCGGGCCGACGGTCTGGCGGGGTTGGCGTGCGCGTGCGGGCGTGGGAGCGTGCCGTCCTGCTCCTGCCCGCTCTCTGGGGCGCACAAGGGCGCCATCGTGGGGTCGACGGCCGTCGTGGCGCTGCTGGTCCGGGACCGCCTCATCGTCGCCAACTGCGGCGACTCCCGCGCCGTGCTGTCCCGTGCCGGCGTCGCCGTGCCGCTCTCCCACGACCACAAG CCGGACCGGCCGGACGAGATGGCACGGATCAAGGCGGCCGGCGGCAAGGTCATCTTCATCAACGGCGCACGCGTCCGAGGCATCCTCGCCATGTCCAGAGCACTAG GGCACAAGGTCCTAAAGCCTGAAGTGATATGTGAGCCAGAAATCAGCATAACCGAGAGGTCGGAGGACGACGACTGCCTGATCCTTGCGAGCGATGGGCTGTGGGACGTGATCTCCAACAAGGTGGCCTGCGACGTCGCCCGACAATGCCTGGAAGACGGGAGCCCGACGAGAGCTCCTGCAGCCGGTGCTCCCACCGCACCGGCAATTTCCCAGGAGGAAGAGCCCCGGTGCTTCCGTGCCGCGGCACTCCTCGCGAGGCTCGCCCTCGGCAGGGAGAGCTCTGATAACATTAGTGTGGTCGTGGTTGATTTGAAGGCAAGGGGTTAG
- the LOC123431442 gene encoding probable protein phosphatase 2C 37 isoform X2 gives MVMASAGVNNMPEGPIDSDECRLRRRRLEPRRYVHAASASSSSSAPAPAPAPEEGEAVQPSSSASSEGSGTGSEERLQLPQVQVQVQGEASGAAPQLLPPSKANSNSKVQVQWPVAFGSVALAGRLREMEDTVSVRPSLCAWADGSPMHFFAVFDGHGGPHAAALCREQMHTILAEELAGAAAAFNNDDDDDRQSEIVAWRGALWRSFARADGLAGLACACGRGSVPSCSCPLSGAHKGAIVGSTAVVALLVRDRLIVANCGDSRAVLSRAGVAVPLSHDHKPDRPDEMARIKAAGGKVIFINGARVRGILAMSRALGHKVLKPEVICEPEISITERSEDDDCLILASDGLWDVISNKVACDVARQCLEDGSPTRAPAAGAPTAPAISQEEEPRCFRAAALLARLALGRESSDNISVVVVDLKARG, from the exons atggtgATGGCCAGCGCCGGCGTCAACAACATGCCCGAGGGGCCCATCGATTCCGACGAATGCCGACTGCGCCGACGGAGGCTCGAACCGCGCCGCTACGTCCACGCCGccagcgcctcctcctcctcctccgcgccgGCCCCCGCCCCCGCTCCCGAGGAAGGGGAAGCAGTGCAGCCGTCCTCGTCCGCGTCCTCCGAGGGCTCGGGCACGGGCTCAGAGGAACGACTCCAGCTCCCGCAGGTGCAGGTGCAGGTGCAGGGCGAGGCCTCCGGCGCGGCGCCCCAGCTGCTGCCACCGTCCAAGGCCAACTCCAACTCCAAGGTGCAGGTGCAGTGGCCCGTGGCGTTCGGGTCGGTGGCGCTGGCGGGGCGGCTGAGGGAGATGGAGGACACGGTGTCCGTTCGTCCGTCCTTGTGCGCCTGGGCCGACGGCTCCCCCATGCACTTCTTCGCCGTCTTCGACGGCCACGGCGGCCCACAC GCCGCTGCGCTGTGCAGGGAGCAGATGCACACCATCCTGGCGGAGGAGCTGGCCGGCGCCGCGGCAGCcttcaacaacgacgacgacgacgaccggcAGTCGGAGATTGTTGCTTGGCGTGGGGCTCTTTGGAGGAGCTTCGCGCGGGCCGACGGTCTGGCGGGGTTGGCGTGCGCGTGCGGGCGTGGGAGCGTGCCGTCCTGCTCCTGCCCGCTCTCTGGGGCGCACAAGGGCGCCATCGTGGGGTCGACGGCCGTCGTGGCGCTGCTGGTCCGGGACCGCCTCATCGTCGCCAACTGCGGCGACTCCCGCGCCGTGCTGTCCCGTGCCGGCGTCGCCGTGCCGCTCTCCCACGACCACAAG CCGGACCGGCCGGACGAGATGGCACGGATCAAGGCGGCCGGCGGCAAGGTCATCTTCATCAACGGCGCACGCGTCCGAGGCATCCTCGCCATGTCCAGAGCACTAG GGCACAAGGTCCTAAAGCCTGAAGTGATATGTGAGCCAGAAATCAGCATAACCGAGAGGTCGGAGGACGACGACTGCCTGATCCTTGCGAGCGATGGGCTGTGGGACGTGATCTCCAACAAGGTGGCCTGCGACGTCGCCCGACAATGCCTGGAAGACGGGAGCCCGACGAGAGCTCCTGCAGCCGGTGCTCCCACCGCACCGGCAATTTCCCAGGAGGAAGAGCCCCGGTGCTTCCGTGCCGCGGCACTCCTCGCGAGGCTCGCCCTCGGCAGGGAGAGCTCTGATAACATTAGTGTGGTCGTGGTTGATTTGAAGGCAAGGGGTTAG